The sequence CCGCTTGAGCGGGGCATCGCCAGGGAGATCTATTTCGTCATTCACGAAGCCGTCATCAACGCGGTACGCCACGCCGGCGCGGCGACCCTCAAGGTCAACCTCGCCTTCAACGCCCAATGGGTCCTGATCACGGTCACTGACGACGGACACGGCTTCTCCTTCCACGGGCGCTATGACCAGGACCAGCTAAGCGACATGAAGCGCGGGCCGGTGATGCTCAGGGAGCGGATCGACGCCCTGAACGGCGAACTCACCATCGACTCGAGCGACCGCGGCACCCGCATCGACATCACCCTTCCCCTTGTGGAACAAGGAGCATGACATGGCCATACGACTGGTGCTTGCCGACGACCACCCCCTGATCCTGAACGGGCTGACGAGCCTCTTCAATTTCGAGCCGGACTTCGAGGTGCTGGAAAGCTGCACCGACGGCGCCGCTGCCCTGGAGGCGATCCGGCGCGAGCGCCCCGACGTCGCGGTACTGGACATACGGATGCCTGGTCTCACCGGCATCGAGGTGGCCCGCAAGGTGAACGAGGAGAAGCTCGGCGCACGACTCGTGCTCTTGACCGCCGCCCTCGAGGACGAGGACATGCTCGACGCCGTCATGCTCGGCATCCAGGGGGTGGTGCTGAAGGAGATGGCGCCGCAGTTCCTGGTACAGTGCATCCGCAAGGTTCACAACGGGGAGCAGTGGCTGGAGAGGCGCTCGACCAAGCAGGCCCTGGAGAAGCTTTTGAAGCGCGAGGCGGGGGCGCGCGAGATGGCAGCCCTGCTCACCCAGCGGGAGATCGAGCTGGTGCGCATGGTGGCGGGGGGGCTGCGCAACAAGGAGATCGCCGGCCAGCTCTGCATAAGCGAGGGGACGGTGAAGGTCCACCTGCACAACATCTACCAGAAGGTCAACGTCGACGGGCGCGTGGCACTTCTGCGCTACGCACAGGAAAAGGGACTGGTTTAGCAGCTGTCACGGCCATTCTCGTTGCTGTCAGGCGCATTTGCCTCTGCCACCCCGCGCTGAAATCCCCCTAAATCCCCCTTCGCAAAGGGGGACTTTAAACCGCCCCCTCTTCTCAAAGGTAAAGACCTCGCAGGTCGCAACCATTCTGAGGGGGTGGACTACATATCCACTGTCACAATTCCCGTTTTACTGTCAACCTCCCATAGCTATGGGAATTTTTTTCTCATAGGCCGCACATTCCCCTCTTGCAATAAAACATCTTTCTACTACAATCATAATTCAGTCAGTTCGGGTTCGCGCCCCAAAGAGTCCATCGTTGCGCCGTGAGCAAAAGGGAGGCCGGGATGAGCAAGACGAGAACAGAGGGAAGAGACGACACTGAATTCTCCATCAGCAGGATACTGAAGGAACGCGGCGTTTCCCGGCGCGACTTCCTGAAGTTCTGCTCCACGATGACCGCCGCGCTGGCACTCCCCCCTTCCTTCGCCCCCTCGGTGGCGCGTGCCCTTGATGAAGTGAAGCGCCCCACCCTGGTATGGCTCGAGTTCCAGGGATGTACCGGCGACAGCGAGGCGCTTTTGCGGGCGGCAAACCCGACCGTCGGCGAGATCGTCCTCGACATCCTCTCGGTCGACTACCACGAGACCATCATGGCCGCCGCCGGGCACCAGGCGGAGGCGGCCCTCGACAAGGCGATCACCGAGCACAAGGGCAAATACATCGCGGTCATCGAGGGGTCCATCCCGATGAAGGACGGCGGGGTCTACGGCTGCGTCGGTGGAAAATCAAACCTCGCGCGCGCCCGGGAGGTGTGCGGCAACGCCGCGGCTACCATCGCCATCGGCACCTGCGCCTCATACGGCGGCATTCCGGCGGCGGCCCCTAACCCCACCGGCGCAGTCGGCGTCAAGGAGGCTGTTCCCGGCGCCACCGTGATCAACCTCCCCGGATGCCCCTGCAACGCGGACAACCTCACCGCCACCATCGTCCACTACCTCGTCTTCAACAAGATCCCCGCGCTCGACGGCCACGGTCGCCCCCTCTTCGCCTACGGCAAGCGCATCCACGACAACTGCGAGAGACGCCCGCACTTCGACGCCGGCCAGTACGTAGAGGCATGGGGGGACGACGGGCACCGCAGGGGTTACTGCCTCTACAAGATGGGTTGCAAGGGACCGGCGACCTTCCACAACTGCCCCACCCAACGCTACAACGAGAAGACCGCTTGGCCCATCGGCTCGGGTCACCCCTGCGTCGGCTGCGCGGAGCCGCAGTTCTGGGACGTGATGTCCCCCATGTATGGCAGGCTCCCGAACGTGCCGGGCTTCGGCATCGAGCACACCGCGGACGCCATCGGCCTCGGGCTTGCCGCCGGGGCCGCGGGCGCCTTCGTGGTGCACGGAGCGCTCAACGCGATGAGAAAGGACAAGGAACCGGGCGAAGACACCAAGGAGGATTGAGATGACCAAGATCGTTGTCGACCCGATCACCAGAATTGAAGGGCACCTGCGCGTCGAGGCGGAGGTCTCCGGCGGCAAGATCAGCAACGCCTGGGTCTCCGGCACCATGTTCCGCGGCATCGAGAAGATCCTTAAGGATCGCGACCCGCGCGACGCCTGGTACTGGACCCAGCGCTTCTGCGGCGTCTGCACCACGGTGCACTCGATCGCATCGATCCGCGCCGTCGAGGACGCTTTGAAGATCCCGGTCCCCCCAAACGCGCAGCTGATCCGGAACATCATCATCGCCATCCAGAACACCCAGGATCACGTGATCCACTTCTACCACCTGCACGCGCTCGACTGGGTGGACATAACCTCGGCGCTGAAGGCCGACCCGGTGAAGACCGCCCAGCTCGCCGCATCGCTCTCGGAATGGCCCAACAACTCGGCCACCCACTTCAAGGCGGTGCAGGAGAAGCTGAAGGCGTTTGTCGCCTCCGGTCGCCTCGGCCCCTTCGCCAACGCCTACTGGGGGCACCCCGCCTACAAGCTCCCCCCCGAGGCGAACCTGATGGCAACGGCCCACTACCTCGAGGCGCTCGAGTGGCAAAAAGATATCATCAAGATCCACGCGATCCTCGGGAGCAAGAACCCGCACCCGCAGACCTTCCTCGTCGGGGGGATGTCCATCCCGATCGACCCGGACTCGCAGAACGCGCTGAACGCGGACAAGCTGATCGAGGTAAAGCGCCTGCTCGCCAAAGCCCAGGAGTTCGTCGAAAAGGTCTACATCCCGGATCTTCTCGCCATCGCCTCTTTCTACAAGGAGTGGGCAGGCATCGGTGCCGGGGTCGGCAACTACATGTGCTACCCCGAGTTCCCTGATGCGGCTGGCAACAACTGGCTTCCCGGTGGGGCGATCCTGAACCGGGACCTCTCGAAGGTGGTGGCGCTCGACCAGAAGAAGATCACCGAGCACGTGGAGCATTCCTGGTACCAGGACGCCGGGAGCGACGGAAAGGGGCTGCACCCCTATGAGGGCTCCACCGAACCGAACTACACCGGCCCCAATCCTCCCTACCAGTACCTCGACACGGACAAGAAGTACTCCTGGGTCAAGGCGCCGCGCTACGAGGAGAAACCGATGGAGGTGGGGCCGCTCGCCCGCGTGCTGGTCGCCTACGCCTCAGGGCACAAGGAGACCAAGGGTGCGGTGGACCTGGTACTCGGGAAACTGAACGTTCCCCCCGAGGCACTCTTCTCCACTCTCGGCCGCACCGGCGCCCGCGGCGTCGACTGTCTGGTCATCGCGCGCCAGGCGCCCAAATGGCTCGACGAGCTGATCGGCAACATCGCCAAGGGGGACCTCAGAATCCACTCGAACGAGAAGTGGGACCCCGCCACCTGGCCCGCCGAGGCGCACGGCTACGGCTGGCACGAGGCGCCGCGCGGCGGGCTCGGGCACTGGATCAAGATCAAGGACCAGAAGATCCTCAACTACCAGGCCGTGGTCCCCTCCACCTGGAACGCGTCGCCGCGCGACGCGAAGGGACAGGCGGGTCCCTACGAGGCAGCGCTTCTTGGGACGCCGGTCGCCGACCCGGAAAAGCCGCTCGAGATCCTGCGCACCATCCACTCCTTCGATCCTTGCCTCGCCTGCGCGGTGCACGTCCTCGACGCGACCGGGCGGGAGATGGTGCGCGTGAAGGCTTCCTAGACAAGGAGGTGGGCCATGTCGGACCGTTGCAAGTTCAAGCAGTACGTCTGGGAACTGCCGCTGCGCTGGTTTCACTGGATCAACGTGCTCGCCATCGTGGTTCTCTCCGGGACCGGCTTCCTGATCGGCCATCCTGTTTCGCTCGGAAGCTCGCCTTCTGATTACGCCATGGGGTGGATCCGCTTCGTGCACTTCGTCGCGGCCTACGCCTTCACGGTGAGCGTCGCCTCGCGCGTCGTCTGGGCCTTCATCGGCAACGAGCACGCGAGTTGGCGCGCCTTCTTCCCGATGTTCAGCGCGAAGGGAAGGGAAAAGCTCAAAAAGATGCTGAACTACTACCTGCTCCGCTCCCACGAGGTCCCCGAAACGGTCGGGCACAACCCGCTCGCCACCACCGCGTACTTCGTGCTCTTCCTGATCTACCTCACCATGATCCTCACCGGCTTCGCCATGTACGCCGCCCACACCCCCGGCGGCATCATGTTCAAGTCGCTGGGCTTCATGTACTCGCTTTTCAGCCTGCAGGGGATGCGCCTTGCCCACCACATGGGCATGTGGCTCATCTTCGGCTTCGTCGTCAACCACATCTACAGCGCTTGGCTCATGGACATAAAGGAGCATGGAGGCGAGATTTCCAGCATGTTCAGCGGCTACAAGTTCACGGTCAAACAAAAAGGAGAATAACGGGTGAAAGCAAACTCGATTAAACAGCAACCGGCGCCGAAGTTCCTGGTGCTCGGCGTAGGTAACCTGGTGATGGGGGACGACGGCGTGGGAATACGGGTCGTGCAACAGTTGCAGCGCGAGTACCGCTTCCCGAAGAGCGTCGAGATCGTCGACGGCGGGACGCTCGGGCTCGACCTCCTCCCGGTGCTCGAGGGGCGCAGCCACCTCATCATGGTCGATGCGGTGGAGACCGGAAAGGAACCCGGCACCTGCGTGCGCCTTGCCGGAGAGGAGCTTCCGATAGCCCTGGAGACCAAGGTTTCGCCGCACCAGATGGGGTTGAAAGACCTCCTGTCCGTAGCGAGGCTCATGGGTCAGGCGCCGGGTGAGATGGTGCTGATCGGCGTGCAGCCTGGAAGCATCCAGATGGGAACCGACCTCACCCACGAGGTGTCCTTACAGGTGGAGACCATGAAGGGGGCCGTGCTCAAGGAGCTCACCGCGTTCGGCGTCGAGTGCCGCCCGGTCTCGCGTACCGTCAACGTCTGCAGGGACTAGCCGCGATGCCCCGCCGCGCCGTCACGCTCATCATCCTCGCCGCCCTTATGAGCGGCTGCACCGACACCCCACGGGGCGGGTCCCCCCCCGTGGTAACGGAGAGGGGTAGGCAGTTTTTCAAGGAGCGCTGCGCCCCCTGCCACCCGGATGGCGGCAACGTCATCAATCCGAAGAAGACCCTGCACGCAGGCGTTCTCGCCGACCACGGCATCACGACGCCCGCCGACATCGTTAAGAAGATGCGCAACCCAGGCCCCGGGATGGTCCGTTTCGACCAGAGGACCATCCCGGACGCCGACGCGCGCCTCATCGCGGATTACATCCTAGCCACCTTCCGCTGATCGGACAGACTCATCCGTCACGCTAGCCGCCCCCGCGCAACTGCCCTCGCCGGCGGCAATTGCCCTTTTTTCTCGCACGTCCCGGCCACGACCCGCTTCTCACCCGTCAGTAAACCTCCTGATATCGCACAGCAATCCTCCTTCCCTCCGACATGGCACGGGTCATGTACCCCATTGCCTATCCCCTCGAGGAAAGGAGTCCATCATGAAAAAGCTGCTGATCCGCGTATCGTTCTGCCTCCTCACCCTGGTGCTGCTCGCGCTCCCCGCAATCGCAGGCGAGATAAACGTTTCCGCCGCGGCGAGCCTCAAGGAGGCGGTGAACGAGATCGCCGAGAAGTTCGTCCAAAAGCACCCGGGAACGAAGATCACCAGGAACTACGCCGCGTCCGGGACACTCGCAAAACAGATCGAAAGCGGCGCGCCCGCGGACATCTTCATCTCGGCCAACGAGGAGTGGATGAGCCACCTGAAGGAGAAGAAACTCGTTGCCGCGGCCTCCATCGACACCTTCACGCGGAATACCCTTGTCTTTGCCGGCGCCACGACGCGGAAGATCTCCGGCATGCACGACCTTCCTTCCCTCGGTAGCATCGCCATCGGCAGCCCCAAAAGCGTTCCCGCCGGGGAATACGCCGAAGAGGCGATGAGAAAGGCCGGGCTAGGGAAGGAGCTCAACGGGAAATTGATCCTCGCCAAGGACGTAAGGGAGAGCATGATGTACGCCGAACGCGGCGAGGTCGACGGCGCCTTCGTCTACCGCACCGATGCCCTGCTGGGAAAACACGCCAGGATCCTTTTCACGGTCCCGCAGCAACTCTACCCACGCATCGTTTACCCTATGGCACTCACAACAAACGGCACTAAGAACAGGGACGCTGTCGAGTTTTTAAACTATCTAAGAGGACGGGAAGCAAAGTCGGTACTGAACCGATACGGTTTCGCCGTCGATTAACCACAATCCGAGGATCCGATGGTCCTTCAAAACGCTGCTGAGACAGCGATTTGGGCACTATTAGCCCCTTTTATAACAATTTCCTTTCAGAGAATTAAATTATTTGATAATAATGGCAACGCTCCAACCTGGTAATGTTTTCTCCTATGGCAGCATGCGGTACCGGCAAAGGTCAACCATGGCTAGTACGACTTCCAGTGAATCTTTCAAAGACGCCACACCAGGCAGTGCCACGGGCGAACGCTACCTCGAAATACTAGACCAGGCGCCTGCCCTGATCTGGCGCGCCGACAGCGAGAACCGGCGCGATTGGCTCAACGGCGCCTGGCTCGCCTTCACCGGCCGGGCGATGGAACAGGAACTGGGCGAGGGGTGGATCGCGGGGGTGCACGTCGAAGACCGGGAGCGCTACATCGGCGAGCGGCTCCGCGCTTTTCGAAAGCGGGAGCCTTTCGAGATCGAGTACCGGCTGCGGCGCCGCGACGGCCATTACCGCTGGATCTTCGACATAGGCCGTCCGGTATTCTCCGGTGAGGGCCACTTCGACGGGTACATCGGCTACTGCTTCGACATAACGGACCGGAAGAAGGCCGAGAGAGACCTGAACGCCGCACGGGAAAACGCCGAAGCGGCCAACCGCGCGAAGAGCTACTTTCTTGCCAACATGAGCCACGAGATCCGCACCCCGATGAACAGCATCATGGGGATGTCGCAACTTCTCGCCTTCACCGACCTCACCCCGGAACAGAAGGAATACGTGGACGGCATCCTCGATTCCTCTCAGGGGCTGCTGACCATCGTCAACGACATCCTCGACCTCTCGAAGGCGGAAGCCGGCAGTATCGAGTTGGAGTGCCACGGTTTCAGCCTCAGGCAGAGCATCGCAGAAGTGGTGAGGACCCAGATGCCGGTCATCAACAGGAAGGGGCTTGCCTTCAGGACTGAAATCGACGACGACGTCCCAGACGACTTGATGGGAGACCGGTTGCGGGTGAAACAGGTGTTCATCAACGTCCTCGGTAACGCCATCAAGTTCACCAACGCAGGCGGCATAACCGTCTCGGTCCAGGTCCATGAGCAAACCGCAGGCGTGGCACGCCTGAAAATCAGCGTCGCCGACACCGGCATCGGCATCGCCGCCGAGGCTATGGAGCGCATCTTCACCCCCTTTAGCCAGGAGGATGCCACCATCACCAGGCAGTACGGCGGCACCGGACTCGGTCTCTCCATCAGCAGCGAGCTGGTTCATCTCATGGGGGGGCATATTTGGGTCGAAAGCCGCAAGAACCACGGCAGCACCTTCCACATGGTGATCCCCTTTCCTCTTGAGCGCAGCTAGCAGCTCTCCCGCCGCCCGCCGCCCGCCGCCCGCCCTTTCCGCCCTTTCCGCCCTTTCCGCCCTTTCCGCCCTTTCCGCCCTTTCCGCCCTTTCCGCCCTTTCCGCCCTTTCCGCCCTTTCCGCCCTTTCCGACTGGTCCGACTGGTCCGACTGGTCCGACTGGTCCGACTGGTCCGACTGGTCCGACTGGTCCGACTGGTCCGACTGGTCCGACTGGTCCGACTGGTCCGACTGGTCCGCGAGGGATTTTTTTCTTGACTTTAGTTTGCCGTCAAACTAGATTCCCCTCCCATGGAAACCAAGAGCATCGCAGCACTCATAAGCGACACCCGCGCCGGGATCAACCGGCACCTGCTCCAGGAACTCAAGCGCCTGGGGATCGAAGGACTCGCCCCGTCGCACGGCGCCATCCTGCACCACCTGTTCAACAACGAGCAGGTGACCATGAAGGACCTCGCCAAGGCGGTGCGGCGCGACAAGTCGACGGTGACCGCGCTGGTCGGCAAATTGGTCGCAAACGGCTATGTCGAGAAGGCGAGCAGCACCCAGGACCAGCGGACCGTCTTCGTGAGACTCTCCCCCAAGGGCCAGGCGCTCAAGCCGGTATTCCAGGAGGTGTCGCGTAACCTCATCGAAAGGATCTGGCGCGGTTTCGACGAAACAGAGCAGCAGGAACTGATACGCCTGCTCAGGAAGGTGAGAGGCAACCTCCCGTAATTTTATAGCCGCCCCGCTTACGTCACTCCCTCCCCACAAATCGCCGCCCCTTCTTTTCTCACCTGTTGCCATCCCGCCAAACTTCGCTACCGTTCTTACTTGTTTTTTTTAAGGACAATGCGGCGGCCCGGCCGCCGGCGCGGGAGGTGCAGCGATGGCATACGGCCCCTGGATCGGCAATCTGAAGGTGAACGGTCGCGGTGGGAACTACGGAACGGTGAAGCTCCTGCTTGACGAGACCATGACCGGGGAAAACCCGACGCGCCTCGGCATCACGGTCGAGATCGCCGGTCCCGGGATGCCTCCCGACGCGTTCGAGGTTGAGCTCTTCACCAACCTGAACCGGCGCGACTTCGTGAAGACCCACGAGCCGCTCGCTGACTCGGGCGGCCCCACCTCCTACTGGATGCCGTTGCGCATGTCCTTTCTTGGACGCTCCTTCGACAACCTCGTCTTCACGACAGAGGTCCCCGTCACCAAGTGCGGGGCGTATCGCATCTCGGCACGCTACCGCATGTCCGGCACCGATACCTGGTGGTGGCATAACGACTTCGCCCCCCGCCCCAACGACCGGCTGCAGCGCGACTGCGCCGTGGTGGTCTCCCCCGCCAAAGCGGCCAGGTCGCGACTTTACGAGGCGAACGCCCTCACCGTGGAGGCACTCGCCGGCGGCTCCTACGAGAACCGCAGCACGCTCGACGACTTCCTCTCCATCCACGACTTCGACGGGTTCAACCCCTTCCAACTCACCTACGTCAACAACGAGCTCGGGTTCAACACGCTCTGGCTCATGCCGGTATTCCCGAACACGCAGTGGCGCTGGGACCGGGCTAGGTGGCAATGGGCCTCCAACGACAACCCCGGGAGCCCCTATTCTTCCCGCGACTACTGGAGCATCAACCGCTGGCTCGCCGACAACGCGGCACCAGCACGGGCCCTTGAGCTCTTCCGGATGCTCTTCGATGAGGCAGAGGCCGTCGACTTGGACGTCTTCATAGATCTCGCCTTCAACCACGCGGGGCGCGACGTCATCTACGGCGCGGGGGCCGTGGACCTCGGGTTCTGCACCATGCAGGATGAGGAGCAGTGGATAAGGGAACACCACCCTGCCTGGTGCACCCGCGGCACCGCCTTCGTCGACGGGCACAGCGTCCCCTACTACCGGGAACCTGCCGGCTCGGATTTCGAGTGCGCGGTGTGGGCACCCACGGACCGGCTGAACGAGCATGTCTGGGACGATGCCAACGTCGACTGGTTCTTCGGAGACTACGCGGCTCTTGGTCCCAAGCCCGGCCGCGCCGCCGACTACTGGGGGAACCCGGTGTCGCACTACGACCCGAAGGGAAACGCGGAGGACGAGAGCGACCTCTTTTACACCGACCTGGCGGTGCAGGCCGAGACCGAGAAACTGTGGCAGTACTTCGGCTACATCCTTCCCTACTGGATCGAGAAAAGCGGCGGGAAGCTGGCCGGCATCCGGGCCGATTTCGCGCAAGGGCTACCCAACCAGCTCTGGGAATACATCGTGAACCGCACCCGCAAGGCCCGCTGGGACTTCATCTTCCTCGCCGAGGTGCTCGACCCGGACGTGATCCAGTACCGGCTGAACCGGGTGTTCGACGTCCTCACCACCAAGGACCACCACCTGTACCGGCAGGAGGAGGTCCGGATGAGCGACCTCTTCGCGTCGCTCGAGCAGGAAAGCACCCTCTTCGGCGGTGAGGCGCTCGTGATGCACAACGGAACCAGCCACGACGAGGGAGGCAATGCGGACAAGTGGGCCATGGCGGCGCGCTACGCAGTGACCGCCGCCATGTACGGCTGTCCCATGGTGTTCATGGGGCAGCCGCTCGGGCTTGCCGACAAGCTCCCCTTCAGGGACAGCTGGGCGAA is a genomic window of Geomonas ferrireducens containing:
- a CDS encoding response regulator, producing the protein MAIRLVLADDHPLILNGLTSLFNFEPDFEVLESCTDGAAALEAIRRERPDVAVLDIRMPGLTGIEVARKVNEEKLGARLVLLTAALEDEDMLDAVMLGIQGVVLKEMAPQFLVQCIRKVHNGEQWLERRSTKQALEKLLKREAGAREMAALLTQREIELVRMVAGGLRNKEIAGQLCISEGTVKVHLHNIYQKVNVDGRVALLRYAQEKGLV
- a CDS encoding hydrogenase small subunit — protein: MSKTRTEGRDDTEFSISRILKERGVSRRDFLKFCSTMTAALALPPSFAPSVARALDEVKRPTLVWLEFQGCTGDSEALLRAANPTVGEIVLDILSVDYHETIMAAAGHQAEAALDKAITEHKGKYIAVIEGSIPMKDGGVYGCVGGKSNLARAREVCGNAAATIAIGTCASYGGIPAAAPNPTGAVGVKEAVPGATVINLPGCPCNADNLTATIVHYLVFNKIPALDGHGRPLFAYGKRIHDNCERRPHFDAGQYVEAWGDDGHRRGYCLYKMGCKGPATFHNCPTQRYNEKTAWPIGSGHPCVGCAEPQFWDVMSPMYGRLPNVPGFGIEHTADAIGLGLAAGAAGAFVVHGALNAMRKDKEPGEDTKED
- a CDS encoding nickel-dependent hydrogenase large subunit; amino-acid sequence: MTKIVVDPITRIEGHLRVEAEVSGGKISNAWVSGTMFRGIEKILKDRDPRDAWYWTQRFCGVCTTVHSIASIRAVEDALKIPVPPNAQLIRNIIIAIQNTQDHVIHFYHLHALDWVDITSALKADPVKTAQLAASLSEWPNNSATHFKAVQEKLKAFVASGRLGPFANAYWGHPAYKLPPEANLMATAHYLEALEWQKDIIKIHAILGSKNPHPQTFLVGGMSIPIDPDSQNALNADKLIEVKRLLAKAQEFVEKVYIPDLLAIASFYKEWAGIGAGVGNYMCYPEFPDAAGNNWLPGGAILNRDLSKVVALDQKKITEHVEHSWYQDAGSDGKGLHPYEGSTEPNYTGPNPPYQYLDTDKKYSWVKAPRYEEKPMEVGPLARVLVAYASGHKETKGAVDLVLGKLNVPPEALFSTLGRTGARGVDCLVIARQAPKWLDELIGNIAKGDLRIHSNEKWDPATWPAEAHGYGWHEAPRGGLGHWIKIKDQKILNYQAVVPSTWNASPRDAKGQAGPYEAALLGTPVADPEKPLEILRTIHSFDPCLACAVHVLDATGREMVRVKAS
- the cybH gene encoding Ni/Fe-hydrogenase, b-type cytochrome subunit yields the protein MSDRCKFKQYVWELPLRWFHWINVLAIVVLSGTGFLIGHPVSLGSSPSDYAMGWIRFVHFVAAYAFTVSVASRVVWAFIGNEHASWRAFFPMFSAKGREKLKKMLNYYLLRSHEVPETVGHNPLATTAYFVLFLIYLTMILTGFAMYAAHTPGGIMFKSLGFMYSLFSLQGMRLAHHMGMWLIFGFVVNHIYSAWLMDIKEHGGEISSMFSGYKFTVKQKGE
- a CDS encoding HyaD/HybD family hydrogenase maturation endopeptidase, with translation MKANSIKQQPAPKFLVLGVGNLVMGDDGVGIRVVQQLQREYRFPKSVEIVDGGTLGLDLLPVLEGRSHLIMVDAVETGKEPGTCVRLAGEELPIALETKVSPHQMGLKDLLSVARLMGQAPGEMVLIGVQPGSIQMGTDLTHEVSLQVETMKGAVLKELTAFGVECRPVSRTVNVCRD
- a CDS encoding c-type cytochrome produces the protein MPRRAVTLIILAALMSGCTDTPRGGSPPVVTERGRQFFKERCAPCHPDGGNVINPKKTLHAGVLADHGITTPADIVKKMRNPGPGMVRFDQRTIPDADARLIADYILATFR
- the modA gene encoding molybdate ABC transporter substrate-binding protein produces the protein MKKLLIRVSFCLLTLVLLALPAIAGEINVSAAASLKEAVNEIAEKFVQKHPGTKITRNYAASGTLAKQIESGAPADIFISANEEWMSHLKEKKLVAAASIDTFTRNTLVFAGATTRKISGMHDLPSLGSIAIGSPKSVPAGEYAEEAMRKAGLGKELNGKLILAKDVRESMMYAERGEVDGAFVYRTDALLGKHARILFTVPQQLYPRIVYPMALTTNGTKNRDAVEFLNYLRGREAKSVLNRYGFAVD
- a CDS encoding sensor histidine kinase — its product is MASTTSSESFKDATPGSATGERYLEILDQAPALIWRADSENRRDWLNGAWLAFTGRAMEQELGEGWIAGVHVEDRERYIGERLRAFRKREPFEIEYRLRRRDGHYRWIFDIGRPVFSGEGHFDGYIGYCFDITDRKKAERDLNAARENAEAANRAKSYFLANMSHEIRTPMNSIMGMSQLLAFTDLTPEQKEYVDGILDSSQGLLTIVNDILDLSKAEAGSIELECHGFSLRQSIAEVVRTQMPVINRKGLAFRTEIDDDVPDDLMGDRLRVKQVFINVLGNAIKFTNAGGITVSVQVHEQTAGVARLKISVADTGIGIAAEAMERIFTPFSQEDATITRQYGGTGLGLSISSELVHLMGGHIWVESRKNHGSTFHMVIPFPLERS
- a CDS encoding MarR family winged helix-turn-helix transcriptional regulator codes for the protein METKSIAALISDTRAGINRHLLQELKRLGIEGLAPSHGAILHHLFNNEQVTMKDLAKAVRRDKSTVTALVGKLVANGYVEKASSTQDQRTVFVRLSPKGQALKPVFQEVSRNLIERIWRGFDETEQQELIRLLRKVRGNLP
- a CDS encoding alpha-amylase family protein; this encodes MAYGPWIGNLKVNGRGGNYGTVKLLLDETMTGENPTRLGITVEIAGPGMPPDAFEVELFTNLNRRDFVKTHEPLADSGGPTSYWMPLRMSFLGRSFDNLVFTTEVPVTKCGAYRISARYRMSGTDTWWWHNDFAPRPNDRLQRDCAVVVSPAKAARSRLYEANALTVEALAGGSYENRSTLDDFLSIHDFDGFNPFQLTYVNNELGFNTLWLMPVFPNTQWRWDRARWQWASNDNPGSPYSSRDYWSINRWLADNAAPARALELFRMLFDEAEAVDLDVFIDLAFNHAGRDVIYGAGAVDLGFCTMQDEEQWIREHHPAWCTRGTAFVDGHSVPYYREPAGSDFECAVWAPTDRLNEHVWDDANVDWFFGDYAALGPKPGRAADYWGNPVSHYDPKGNAEDESDLFYTDLAVQAETEKLWQYFGYILPYWIEKSGGKLAGIRADFAQGLPNQLWEYIVNRTRKARWDFIFLAEVLDPDVIQYRLNRVFDVLTTKDHHLYRQEEVRMSDLFASLEQESTLFGGEALVMHNGTSHDEGGNADKWAMAARYAVTAAMYGCPMVFMGQPLGLADKLPFRDSWANMYRAWSDEIPEREAVGRMYSRINKARETTAELREPKRYFLNLSGGGFHEEVFSVARWKDEVETDAVTLVFVNLNVHHGNAGTFIIPRAIRLSGNYQVRNLVADDPHRQLWGAPRSAEALYDDGILVVFTLPNEVQYLKLEPA